The DNA region TTCTCAGAGGGAATTAAGTTTATAAAGAAAAAGAAGATAATGATTAGTGTAATAACTATAGGAGTAATACTTAATTTTGCCTATTCACCTGTATTTTCTGTAGGATTAACTTATATATCGAAGCAAGTATTAAAAGTAACTGATTATCAATATGGTATTTTAGAAGCTATATTAGTAATTCCTATGATAATTGCTCCATTTTTTTGTAGTATTATTTGTAAAAAGATGAAATATGGTAAAATTTTATTCTTAGATATTTTAATTCAATCGGCTTTAGTGGGTATTATGGCAATAGTACCATCTGCATTTTATTTAAATTTATTTAGCACTAATTTTATACCATATATAAGTTTAATATCAATTACTTTTGTAATTACATTAATAACAACTATTGGAAATATGGCATTGAATATTATGTTTCAAGAAGTAGTGCCCTTATCAATGATGGGGAGAGTAAGTGCTGTATTGGGTGCAGGATGTATGGCAGCTGTACCACTAGGGCAAATGGTATATGGAATTTTATTTGATAAAATTCAGCCTTGGATTTGTGTAGCTATAACTGCCATAATATTATTTGCTACTACTTTAATTTCTAGAAAAACTTTATTGAGTTCTGATAAAGAAGAGATTGGCCATGAATATCATGTAGATAATGAAGAATTAATAGTATCTTCACCAGAAGTGGCCAATGCTGTTTCTCAGGAGGATTAATTTCATAATTCCACCACATTGTACCTTTTGTGGTGGAATAAATATATTATAGTATTTATTTTTAGTGCGACACCTTTTTATATTGAAATATCTTGCTATTTTAATACATATGCAGCTAGTACACTTTGAAGTTCATATATATTTAAACTTTTATTAAATTGTTTTTCTATTGGCATTTGAGTTCCTGAAATCCATATTTTTAGTTCAGCGTCTAAATCCAAGTGACCTGCAGTTTCTATGCTGAAGTGAGTTATTGCTTTATATGGAATTGAGTGTTTCTCCTTGATAATAAAAAATGTAGTATTACTTTAATAGTATACCATGATTTTATTGACTTGGATTTTTATTAAGTTTTTTTAGTTTGTATTAGATTTATATAATAATTTAATCGAAAACTTTTTTAAAGTGAGCAATTAAAGTCAGTAAGTAGATAGAGATAATACGTAGTAAATACGTATTATGAAATTTTATTAACTACCTCATTAACTCCGCTATTTTTTAAATGTTTTTTATAGAAAAATGTAAAACAAATTATAGTGGAAAGAGAAGCTAATATATCCGCTACGGGTTCTGCCAACAATACTGCCTTAAGTTTATCGTCAAAAAATGCAGGAAATATAAAGATAAAAGGTATAAGTAGTATTATTTTTCTAAGTAAGGCTAACACAACAGATATTTTGGCTTGACCTAGAGCAAGAAATGTCTGTTGACATGCAATTTGTGCTCCAAATATAATAATTCCACCAAAGAATATTCTCATACTCCAAGATGTAAATGCTACTAATTCAGGGTTACTACTAAAAATTCTTACAAGATATTTTGGGCACAACATGATGATAAACCACGCAATTGTTGTATAGCTTAAGCAACTTGTAATAAGCAATTTAAAAGTTTTTTTCACTCTTTCTATATTTTTTGCTCCGTAATTATAGCTGATAATTGGTTGAGCTGCTTGGGTTAATCCCGTCAGTGGTAAGAAAGTTATTTGCATAAGGCTGCTCATTATAGTCATAGCGCTTACTGCCAAATCTTTACCATAAAGTAAAAGCTGGTTATTTAGTGATATTAAAACTAAGCTTTCAGTAGATTGCATTATAAATGGAGATACTCCAAGAGAAATTATTGACAATATTACTTTAAAATCTGGTATTAAATATTTTCTTCTTATTTTAAGTATGGTTTTTTTACTAAATAAAAAGCGTAAAACCCATATTGCTGATACTGTTTGAGAAAGTATTGTAGCTAAAGCCGCACCTTTAACGCCCATATTAAAACCAAATATTAATATAGGATCAAGGATTATATTAATAAGTGCTCCTATTAGTACAGTTACCATTCCAATTTTGGTAAAACCTTGAGTATTAATGAATGGATTCATGCCAAGTGCTATTTGCACAGCTATGGTTCCAATAAGATATATTCCTAAATAATCCTTAGCGAAATCTATAGTTACTTTACTAGCACCAAAAAGCCAAAGTAATGGTTCTTTAAATATACTGAATATTATTGTTAAAATAATTCCTATTATTATAAGAGAAGAGAAGCTATTACTTAATATTTTTTCAGCGCTATCATCGTTCTTTTCACCCATCTTAATAGCTGCGATTGGTGCGCCGCCCATTCCTATCAATGCGCTAAATGAAGATATTATAATAATTATTGGAAAGGCGATACCTACACCTGCCATGGCAATATGACCATTAGGAATTCTTCCAATAAATATTCTATCTACTATGTTATAAAGCACATTTACAATTTGAGCAATAATAGCTGGAAGAGCTAACTTAAAAAGAAGTTTTCCAACGGGAGCTTTACCCAAATCTGTGCCAATTCTATTATTAGTGTTTTTATTCACTATCATCCACTGCTACTCAAAATATGGTCAAATGTATCCATATTGAGATTCTTACTGCTTCAACGTACTCTGCCTTGCCTAAGCTACTACAGTTTGTATAGCACTCCACAGTCGTTAATTCCCCAAATAGCCTTGGGTACACATATAAGTGCTTGTTTAATTAAGCTATCTTATATTCTTTAGCATTGGCTAAATTTATTGAAGCATTTAAATCTCTATCAATAGAAAGCCCACAACTGCATTTGTAAACTCTATCAGATAGTTTTAAATCTTTCTTATATGCTCCACAACAGCTACACATTTTACTACTTGCATAAAATCTATCAACTATTCTTATCTCAATGCCATTTTGTTTAGCTTTTGAAATAAGTTTAGTTCTAAATTCATAAAACTTTTGCCCAGCAATCTCTTTAGCTAAATGTCCATTCTTCATCATTCCACTTACATTTAAATCTTCGATAGTTATAAAACTTGGTTTTTGTTTTATTAACTCATTCACTGTTTTATTTATATAATCAGTTCTTATATTTGTAAGTCTTTGATGAAGTTTTTGTACCTTTACTATTTGTTTTTGGATATTTTGACGAGTAGCTTCTCCTTTCTCTTTTTTATTTCTTAATTTTAAACTTTCATATTTCCTTGAAAGTTTTCTTTGCTCACGTTTTAGTTTCTTCTCTGCTTTTTTAACTGTTTTAGTTTTGTTAACATTCTTTTTAGTTAAGCCATTATTACAAATTGCAAAATCTTTTAGTCCAAGGTCTACGCCTATTCCTTCTGAATAAGGTTTATTATCTACTTTAATAGCTTCTTCAACTAAAATTGAAACAAAATATCTATCTGCTTTTTGGCTTACTGTACCACTTTTAACTATGGAGTTAACTGGAATGTATCCAAATTCTTTTAATCTAATCCAGCCTAAAGTTGGTACTTTAACTCTATGTCTTTCAATAGTCCAATCTGATTTGTTATTCTTAGGAAAATAAGCTTTAACATCTTGATTTTTCTTTTTCTTAAATTTAGGAAAGCCGCTTTCCCCTTTAAAAAATTTCTTAAATGCTTTTTCTCCATTCATAATGGCTTGTTTAGTAGCTTTGGAAGACACTTCTTTAATCCAAGCTTTGTCAGGATGATTAGGAATATATTTGTTATTAAGCCATTTAGAAAAATCCATACCACTAATAAATTTTTTCTCTTTTTCATAAACTTCTTTATTATGAGCAATATAAAAATTGTATATNNNNNNNNNNNNNNNNNNNNNNNNNNNNNNNNNNNNNNNNNNNNNNNNNNNNNNNNNNNNNNNNNNNNNNNNNNNNNNNNNNNNNNNNNNNNNNNNNNNNNNNNNNNNNNNNNNNNNNNNNNNNNNNTAAGTATAATATCTCCTATTTGTTGGTGTTCTAAATGCTTTTAATATTCCTTCGTTATCCCATCTTTGCAATGTTCTAACTGATACATTAATTAATTCTGCAAATTCATTTGGTTTATAGTTATTATTTTTCAAATGTACTCACTTCCTTTTCATAAGTGGATTTTACTATATTTGATTACTTTTATTTATATTTTAAATAACTAAAGATGCCTCCTTTTTAATACTACCTTGTTATAAATTTCCTAAATTAGGCTTCTACATTGTCATTCCATTTATATCCTATACCTCTCACAGTTACTATACGTTTTGGACTAGATGATTTATCTTCTATTTTTTCCCTGAGCCTCTTTATATAAACAGACAAAGTATTATCGTCTACAAATTCACCTGAAGAATCCCAGAGCTTTTCTAATATTACTTCTCTTTTTAAAGTTATGTTTGGATTTTGAATAAATAAACATAAAAGTTTATATTCTGCGGGAGTAAGAAAAATCTCCTTATCTCCTTTAAATACTTGTGCCTTTAACACATGTATTTCCATACCATTTGATTGTAGTATAGAAGTATTTTCTTCCACTACTTTTTCTTGAATTACAGTATTTTTTCTTCTCATAACTGCCTTTATTCTAGATATCATTTCTCTCAATCTAAAAGGCTTAGTTATATAGTCATCTCCCCCCATATCTAGTCCCAATACAATATTTACTTCATCATCACAGGCAGTTAAAAATATTATAGGAACTTGGCTCTTTTCTCTTATATGTTTACATAAATCGTAACCATTTCCATCTGGAAGGGTTACATCTAATAAAATTAAATCTATTGAATTCTCCATAAAGATTTTCTTACTTTCCTTTATGGTATTTCCAACAAAAACATTGAAGTTTTCATTTTTTAAACTATACTCTATACCCATAGCTAAAGCTTCATCATCTTCCACTAATAAAATTGTCGCCATTTTCATCCTCCTATTTTGTTGTAAGATCATAATATTATTCTTACCTATTATCCTAAAAAGTTAAATAAGGTACATGAAAAGAAATAACAAGTCAAAGATGCTAGTATATTTTGTGTCAGACAAGGAAGCAGGTTCCGTCGTTAGTCAGACTACCGTGGGGTTCTGCTGACGCAGTATGACGCAAAATAGACTAGCATACTGACTTATTATTTATTTGAATGTGCCTAAATTCCTAGTTATATATCAAAGTAACCCTTGTTCATATATTAACCATTTATGTATAAACATCTATATAAAAAAAATCAGTTCATCTTTATAATACAAAAGTGAAACTGATTCTTCAACTATTTTAATTTATTTATATATCTATATATAGTAGTATCTGAAGCCTTCAGGCTTTTAGCTACTTCGCTCACTCCACCCTTTAGTAAAAACACACCTTTTTCATTTAGCTTTTTAACTACTTGCATTTTTTCTTCTAGACTCATTCTCTCTGGAGGTATTGAATATTCTAGCATTACACTAGTTATTATGGAACTAATTACATCCTCCACATTTTTATCCAAATTTTCAAATACAGATGCTCCCTCTAGCTGCTCTGTACCCTCTTGAACATTTTCCTCTCCAACAGATGCCAATGCATCTAATATGTCTTTTACTTTTATAATATCAGTAATATCAGTATTGACACATATCATTCCTATCAACTTTTCATTATCATCCTTTATGAAATAACTAGAAGATTTTAATGTTTTATTATCTTTAGAACTTCCCTT from Haloimpatiens massiliensis includes:
- a CDS encoding MFS transporter, which translates into the protein MNVSILKQKNFLLLMQGKLVSLIGSQMQNFALSLYVLKITGSATKFASVLALTLVPQVILGPIAGVFADWFERKKIIVYLDMLNGIMIGIYAVIYKVNGGLTLTHIYFLVIAMSIISLLFNPAISTVIPTIVKKEELVDANGINSFIMNLGNLVAPAIAGFLFGVYGLFIILVINSISFALSSISEMFINIPKTNKKPEKINLKSFYVDFSEGIKFIKKKKIMISVITIGVILNFAYSPVFSVGLTYISKQVLKVTDYQYGILEAILVIPMIIAPFFCSIICKKMKYGKILFLDILIQSALVGIMAIVPSAFYLNLFSTNFIPYISLISITFVITLITTIGNMALNIMFQEVVPLSMMGRVSAVLGAGCMAAVPLGQMVYGILFDKIQPWICVAITAIILFATTLISRKTLLSSDKEEIGHEYHVDNEELIVSSPEVANAVSQED
- a CDS encoding MATE family efflux transporter; this translates as MIVNKNTNNRIGTDLGKAPVGKLLFKLALPAIIAQIVNVLYNIVDRIFIGRIPNGHIAMAGVGIAFPIIIIISSFSALIGMGGAPIAAIKMGEKNDDSAEKILSNSFSSLIIIGIILTIIFSIFKEPLLWLFGASKVTIDFAKDYLGIYLIGTIAVQIALGMNPFINTQGFTKIGMVTVLIGALINIILDPILIFGFNMGVKGAALATILSQTVSAIWVLRFLFSKKTILKIRRKYLIPDFKVILSIISLGVSPFIMQSTESLVLISLNNQLLLYGKDLAVSAMTIMSSLMQITFLPLTGLTQAAQPIISYNYGAKNIERVKKTFKLLITSCLSYTTIAWFIIMLCPKYLVRIFSSNPELVAFTSWSMRIFFGGIIIFGAQIACQQTFLALGQAKISVVLALLRKIILLIPFIFIFPAFFDDKLKAVLLAEPVADILASLSTIICFTFFYKKHLKNSGVNEVVNKIS
- a CDS encoding RNA-guided endonuclease InsQ/TnpB family protein; this encodes IYNFYIAHNKEVYEKEKKFISGMDFSKWLNNKYIPNHPDKAWIKEVSSKATKQAIMNGEKAFKKFFKGESGFPKFKKKKNQDVKAYFPKNNKSDWTIERHRVKVPTLGWIRLKEFGYIPVNSIVKSGTVSQKADRYFVSILVEEAIKVDNKPYSEGIGVDLGLKDFAICNNGLTKKNVNKTKTVKKAEKKLKREQRKLSRKYESLKLRNKKEKGEATRQNIQKQIVKVQKLHQRLTNIRTDYINKTVNELIKQKPSFITIEDLNVSGMMKNGHLAKEIAGQKFYEFRTKLISKAKQNGIEIRIVDRFYASSKMCSCCGAYKKDLKLSDRVYKCSCGLSIDRDLNASINLANAKEYKIA
- a CDS encoding MerR family transcriptional regulator; translation: MKNNNYKPNEFAELINVSVRTLQRWDNEGILKAFRTPTNRRYYT
- a CDS encoding response regulator transcription factor, producing MATILLVEDDEALAMGIEYSLKNENFNVFVGNTIKESKKIFMENSIDLILLDVTLPDGNGYDLCKHIREKSQVPIIFLTACDDEVNIVLGLDMGGDDYITKPFRLREMISRIKAVMRRKNTVIQEKVVEENTSILQSNGMEIHVLKAQVFKGDKEIFLTPAEYKLLCLFIQNPNITLKREVILEKLWDSSGEFVDDNTLSVYIKRLREKIEDKSSSPKRIVTVRGIGYKWNDNVEA
- a CDS encoding helix-turn-helix transcriptional regulator, which encodes MKNKDKLKKYIPLVEFMGKVLGNNSEVVLHDINNPDKSIVAIANGHISGRTVGGPVTDLVLKILKDESYKDKNYICNYKGSSKDNKTLKSSSYFIKDDNEKLIGMICVNTDITDIIKVKDILDALASVGEENVQEGTEQLEGASVFENLDKNVEDVISSIITSVMLEYSIPPERMSLEEKMQVVKKLNEKGVFLLKGGVSEVAKSLKASDTTIYRYINKLK